In Acinetobacter piscicola, a single window of DNA contains:
- the ybgC gene encoding tol-pal system-associated acyl-CoA thioesterase, with protein MANKFEFQIRVYIEDTDAGGIVYHANHIRFMERTRTEWLRASGIDHYWHQKDYHFVVHKINVKYMRPILMDDLITVTARVVSCKATSFVLQQNIYRGEIMLASGEVELACLSTAMKPRRIPDEIRELIQKELAHE; from the coding sequence ATGGCAAACAAATTTGAGTTTCAAATCCGTGTATATATTGAAGACACTGATGCAGGTGGGATCGTATACCATGCCAATCATATCCGCTTTATGGAACGTACCCGTACTGAATGGCTACGGGCATCAGGCATTGATCATTATTGGCATCAAAAAGACTATCACTTTGTGGTGCATAAAATAAATGTGAAATATATGCGCCCGATCCTCATGGATGATTTAATTACTGTTACAGCTCGTGTAGTTTCGTGTAAAGCAACGTCTTTTGTATTGCAACAAAATATTTATCGTGGTGAAATCATGCTTGCTTCTGGTGAGGTAGAATTAGCATGTCTAAGTACAGCAATGAAACCTCGTCGTATTCCTGATGAAATCCGCGAGTTGATTCAAAAAGAATTGGCTCACGAATAA
- the tolQ gene encoding protein TolQ, which yields MATQLESSLHVSDLILQASPVVQLVMLVLVLASLFSWYLIAKLHMGYKKARQGDDHFQKIFWSGAELNTLYNNAQLNSKRDGLEDIFYQGLSEFLKLKKRHADTAPMIEGTERILRVGLSRDQGRLEQGLSALASIGSVAPYVGLFGTVWGIMNAFIGLAQVDQVTLATVAPGIAEALIATAIGLFAAIPAVLAFNHYTAKGEEIYSDRALFAEEMVALLQRQSVGSTQEND from the coding sequence ATGGCAACTCAACTCGAATCTTCTCTTCACGTTTCTGATTTAATTTTACAAGCAAGTCCTGTGGTACAACTGGTCATGCTGGTTTTGGTACTCGCGTCTTTATTTAGTTGGTATCTCATTGCCAAGTTACATATGGGCTATAAAAAAGCCCGCCAAGGCGATGATCATTTTCAAAAAATCTTCTGGTCTGGTGCAGAACTAAACACCTTATATAACAATGCTCAACTTAACTCTAAGCGTGATGGTTTAGAAGATATTTTCTATCAAGGTCTCAGTGAATTTTTAAAATTAAAAAAACGCCATGCAGACACAGCTCCAATGATTGAAGGAACTGAACGAATTTTACGTGTCGGTTTAAGCCGTGATCAAGGTCGCTTAGAACAAGGCTTAAGTGCTTTAGCCAGTATTGGTTCTGTTGCACCTTATGTTGGCTTATTTGGTACCGTTTGGGGAATTATGAATGCCTTTATTGGTCTTGCACAAGTCGATCAAGTGACTTTAGCAACCGTTGCACCTGGTATCGCTGAAGCTTTAATTGCAACTGCAATTGGTCTTTTTGCAGCAATTCCTGCAGTTTTGGCATTTAACCATTACACAGCCAAAGGTGAGGAAATCTATTCTGATCGTGCATTATTTGCTGAAGAAATGGTGGCGCTATTACAACGTCAGTCTGTGGGTTCAACACAGGAAAATGACTAA
- the tolR gene encoding protein TolR → MAIQRSGRFERVKKPLKSDMNVVPYIDVMLVLLVIFMVTAPMITTGVKVDLPQANSTPIQSQDRPAIVTLEADGTIKLEDSQHKNDVMSLEELKTALTDSQAEAQENNKQFNVLINGSESRPYGEVMSLMSTLQEAGLNQVGLLTEPLK, encoded by the coding sequence ATGGCAATTCAACGTTCGGGACGCTTTGAGCGCGTCAAAAAACCGTTAAAGAGCGATATGAATGTCGTTCCTTATATTGATGTCATGTTAGTTCTTTTGGTGATCTTTATGGTCACAGCACCCATGATCACTACTGGAGTCAAAGTCGACCTACCTCAAGCCAATAGCACACCGATTCAATCACAAGATCGGCCAGCAATTGTGACTTTAGAAGCAGATGGGACAATTAAACTCGAAGATAGTCAGCATAAAAATGATGTAATGAGCTTAGAAGAGCTGAAAACTGCCTTAACTGATTCACAAGCGGAAGCACAAGAAAATAACAAGCAGTTTAATGTTCTAATTAATGGTAGTGAATCTCGTCCTTATGGTGAAGTTATGAGTTTAATGTCTACCCTGCAAGAAGCTGGACTGAACCAAGTTGGACTACTGACTGAGCCTTTAAAATAA
- the tolA gene encoding cell envelope integrity protein TolA — translation MKDFNQPQSKENAIALGFTLGVHVVAIVGLLFLGMSKPLEPPKQIKTVLVKPEDIPPLEAEPLEISDSVETADTHIAENIQQTAEPVVDAPNIPITSPPLPTPTPKVDMQKAAAEAKAAEAEQKAAADAAKAQAKAVETARLKAAEAEKARQEANEKIRQAKNEAERAKAEANAKAKAEAAAAAKREAAEKAKAEANEKARQAKADAAAKAKQAANEKAKADAAEKARQDRAAKLAQEKAAQAAKAKQDAAEKARQAKADAAAKAKQEAAEKARQAKADAAAKAKQDAAEKARQAKADAAAKAKQEAAEKARQAKADAAAKAKQDAAEKARQAKADAAAKAKQEAAEKARQAKADAAAKAKQEANEKAKADAEAKRKADADAKEKAAAEAKASSAQKAKEEAAAKRAEAKKIASSAKRDFTNRVQSAWRVPNNTTGKRVSVRFTLSESGSVKSIVITSSSGDEVLDASIKSAINNAAPFPMPSDPDARREALVITSTFTSTK, via the coding sequence ATGAAAGATTTTAATCAGCCACAATCGAAAGAAAATGCGATTGCACTTGGATTCACCCTTGGTGTCCATGTGGTGGCAATTGTTGGCTTACTTTTTCTTGGCATGAGTAAACCACTTGAACCACCGAAGCAGATCAAAACTGTATTGGTCAAGCCTGAGGACATCCCACCGCTAGAAGCTGAACCTTTAGAAATCTCAGATTCAGTTGAAACAGCAGACACGCATATTGCTGAAAATATACAGCAAACTGCGGAACCTGTCGTGGATGCACCCAATATTCCAATTACATCTCCACCTCTTCCCACACCAACGCCTAAAGTTGACATGCAAAAAGCAGCAGCGGAGGCAAAAGCCGCTGAAGCTGAACAAAAAGCGGCAGCAGATGCAGCAAAAGCACAAGCCAAAGCCGTTGAAACCGCACGCTTAAAGGCTGCTGAAGCTGAAAAAGCACGGCAAGAGGCGAATGAAAAAATTCGCCAAGCAAAAAATGAAGCTGAACGTGCGAAGGCTGAAGCAAATGCCAAAGCTAAAGCAGAAGCTGCCGCCGCTGCCAAACGTGAAGCTGCGGAAAAAGCCAAAGCAGAAGCCAATGAGAAAGCACGTCAGGCTAAAGCTGATGCTGCTGCAAAGGCTAAACAAGCGGCAAATGAAAAAGCCAAAGCCGATGCTGCTGAAAAAGCACGTCAAGATCGTGCAGCAAAATTAGCACAAGAAAAGGCTGCGCAAGCTGCAAAAGCCAAGCAAGATGCTGCCGAAAAAGCACGTCAAGCCAAAGCCGATGCTGCTGCAAAAGCTAAACAAGAGGCTGCCGAAAAAGCGCGTCAAGCCAAAGCCGATGCTGCTGCAAAAGCCAAACAAGACGCTGCCGAAAAAGCGCGTCAAGCCAAAGCAGATGCTGCTGCAAAAGCTAAACAAGAGGCTGCCGAAAAAGCACGTCAAGCCAAAGCCGATGCTGCTGCAAAAGCCAAACAAGACGCTGCCGAAAAAGCGCGTCAAGCCAAAGCCGATGCTGCTGCAAAAGCCAAACAAGAGGCTGCCGAAAAAGCACGCCAAGCCAAAGCTGACGCTGCTGCAAAAGCTAAACAAGAGGCAAATGAAAAAGCCAAAGCTGACGCAGAGGCAAAACGTAAAGCAGATGCAGACGCCAAAGAAAAAGCTGCTGCTGAAGCAAAAGCATCTTCTGCCCAAAAAGCCAAAGAAGAAGCTGCAGCTAAACGTGCTGAAGCGAAAAAAATTGCTTCTTCTGCAAAACGTGATTTTACAAATAGAGTTCAGTCAGCATGGAGAGTTCCAAATAATACTACTGGTAAAAGGGTTTCAGTCCGTTTTACCTTGTCTGAATCAGGTTCTGTTAAATCCATAGTCATCACTTCATCTAGTGGTGATGAAGTATTAGACGCTAGTATTAAATCAGCTATCAATAATGCTGCACCATTCCCTATGCCTTCAGACCCTGATGCAAGAAGAGAAGCTTTAGTTATTACATCAACATTTACATCAACAAAATGA
- a CDS encoding cell envelope integrity protein TolA, with translation MNIQKYVLFILSLAFLIQSCSTDHFTQMNYSKLLDTSNLIESDITTQTKNQTTENVAMEVNKKAETQIIVPSTKRDFVNKIHNAWSIPVGLSAQKATARIILTESGAVSSIILVNASDPMLKESIVQAVYSAAPFPMPSDPDARREARSFTASFTVK, from the coding sequence TTGAATATTCAAAAATATGTATTGTTTATTTTATCTTTAGCATTTTTAATCCAGAGTTGTAGCACTGATCACTTCACTCAAATGAATTACTCTAAGCTATTGGATACATCTAATCTAATTGAGTCCGATATTACAACCCAAACTAAAAATCAAACTACAGAAAATGTAGCTATGGAAGTAAATAAAAAAGCTGAAACTCAAATAATCGTACCTTCTACCAAACGTGATTTTGTAAATAAAATTCATAATGCTTGGAGCATACCAGTAGGTCTTTCGGCGCAAAAAGCAACTGCTCGTATTATTTTAACCGAAAGTGGTGCTGTATCTTCTATTATTCTTGTAAATGCCTCTGATCCAATGCTAAAAGAAAGCATAGTACAAGCCGTTTACTCAGCTGCACCCTTCCCAATGCCGTCAGACCCTGATGCACGGCGTGAAGCACGCAGTTTTACAGCAAGCTTTACTGTAAAATAA
- a CDS encoding MFS transporter: protein MSSIFSSLSYPNFRNYFIGHTFSTLGTWIQQVALAWLAYELTHSASILGLIAFFALAPQLVVSPFVGAVIDKLNKRKALIFVQFLFLIQALLLAVLTYLGLLNQLGILALSILLGVLTAIDTPLRQSFISDLVDDRSNIANALALNAMIFNACRFIGPPIAGLILAVSNALTCFIFNAVSYLFLIIALLLMKNVAVHRVTENIQKVFLQGYSFVFKNKEYRKMMLNIAVLNLTASSYVALIPVFAKDYLKGNETTLGYLWGMAGIGSLISSLILAKTQNFEKTQTRIQYNMGFCAIGLLLLGTLNLQFSYYIALFLLGFGISTANVSTNILIQKNTPAEFRGRVVSIYTSTRFGFDALGGLAAGFIASFFGAKYTMLGFCAILTIYLCVCFFQNKALKNSF, encoded by the coding sequence ATGTCATCCATATTTTCTAGTTTAAGTTATCCTAATTTCAGAAATTATTTTATTGGACATACGTTTTCTACACTTGGGACATGGATACAACAAGTTGCTCTTGCTTGGCTTGCGTATGAATTAACCCACTCAGCCTCTATATTGGGTTTAATTGCTTTTTTTGCTTTAGCACCACAACTAGTAGTGAGTCCATTTGTGGGTGCAGTCATAGATAAACTCAATAAAAGAAAGGCATTGATTTTTGTTCAATTTCTTTTTCTGATCCAAGCACTGCTGTTAGCAGTTTTGACCTATTTGGGTCTATTAAATCAGCTTGGCATTTTGGCATTATCGATTTTATTGGGTGTTTTAACTGCAATTGATACTCCTTTACGGCAGTCATTTATCAGTGATTTGGTTGATGATAGAAGTAATATTGCCAATGCATTAGCGTTAAATGCCATGATTTTTAATGCATGCCGTTTCATTGGTCCACCTATTGCAGGTTTGATTTTAGCTGTCAGCAATGCCTTGACCTGTTTTATTTTTAATGCTGTTTCCTATTTATTTTTAATCATTGCATTGCTCTTAATGAAAAATGTAGCAGTTCACCGTGTAACGGAGAATATACAAAAAGTATTTCTACAAGGTTATAGCTTTGTTTTTAAAAATAAAGAATATAGAAAAATGATGCTAAATATTGCTGTATTAAATCTCACAGCATCCAGCTATGTGGCACTCATTCCTGTATTTGCAAAGGACTATTTAAAAGGCAATGAGACCACTTTGGGCTATTTATGGGGAATGGCAGGTATTGGCTCTTTGATTTCTTCCTTAATTTTAGCCAAAACACAAAACTTTGAAAAAACTCAAACTCGCATTCAATACAACATGGGGTTTTGTGCGATTGGGCTGCTCTTACTTGGCACGCTCAATCTACAATTTTCGTATTATATTGCATTATTTTTATTAGGTTTCGGCATTTCCACAGCCAATGTTTCCACCAACATTCTCATTCAAAAAAATACACCCGCAGAGTTTCGAGGGCGCGTAGTCTCAATTTATACATCTACCCGCTTTGGCTTTGATGCTTTAGGTGGATTGGCAGCGGGTTTCATTGCCTCTTTCTTCGGTGCAAAATACACTATGCTTGGCTTTTGTGCGATTTTAACGATCTATTTATGCGTGTGTTTCTTTCAAAACAAAGCTCTTAAGAATTCATTTTGA
- the hpaR gene encoding homoprotocatechuate degradation operon regulator HpaR, which translates to MKKIRPSLTLALLQAREAAMSHFRPALNERGLTEQQWRIIRILYQYGTLESNQLAELACILKPSLTGILNRMIEQGNIQKDKDIHDQRINLISLTDAGKECFELQATKMEASYKNIQEQFGPEKMQQLMELLNDLSKIKMNS; encoded by the coding sequence ATGAAAAAAATTCGTCCTTCATTAACCTTAGCGCTTTTACAGGCAAGAGAAGCGGCAATGTCTCATTTTAGACCTGCTTTAAATGAAAGGGGTTTAACGGAACAACAGTGGCGAATTATTCGTATTTTGTACCAATATGGAACTTTAGAAAGCAATCAACTTGCTGAATTGGCTTGTATTTTAAAACCTAGCCTAACAGGAATTTTAAACCGGATGATCGAACAAGGGAATATCCAAAAAGACAAAGATATTCATGACCAACGAATCAATTTGATTAGTTTAACTGATGCTGGAAAGGAATGCTTTGAACTACAGGCAACCAAAATGGAAGCATCGTATAAAAATATTCAGGAACAATTTGGACCTGAAAAAATGCAACAATTGATGGAATTGTTAAATGATTTATCTAAGATCAAAATGAATTCTTAA
- a CDS encoding OprD family outer membrane porin — protein MNKKIIVSCICVAQGLVLTNAHADFIKDSETTLQLRNFYVDRDYDGNVVKDHENWSQSVSLIAKSGYTDDELVQVGLDASIRYAVRLNEDKHAPNYIMPYDPVTQTQDPDQLKLGGTLKLKKSKSELKIGEIIPKNPVLHTDESRQLPTTFLGAVFESSDIQDTKLTLGHITKVNARDDDHYKDLSLTNGKIVAHSDGFNMFGVEHKFTPQITGTYFYGGLEDIYNQHFAGVSYQPKFSDNLSLRSDLYYFNTRDTGDSAAGKIDNDVISTLNVLTYGNHKFGLGYRQQFGETGYPALNGWVPQLYLANWTVSVFSKPKERSFQFRYDYDMKGIGLDGLNLLLRYYTADNAHVGEIRDGKEDELDVLLSYKIPETYIKGLNFQWLYAKATTDFGPDFTENRVALTYNYKF, from the coding sequence ATGAATAAGAAAATCATCGTTTCATGCATTTGTGTTGCGCAAGGATTAGTGCTAACAAATGCTCATGCTGACTTTATCAAAGATTCAGAAACGACATTACAATTACGTAACTTTTATGTTGATCGAGATTACGATGGTAATGTGGTAAAAGACCATGAAAACTGGTCACAAAGTGTAAGCCTGATTGCGAAATCAGGCTATACCGATGATGAGCTTGTGCAAGTCGGCTTAGATGCATCTATACGCTATGCGGTACGTTTAAATGAAGATAAACATGCACCAAATTACATTATGCCGTATGACCCTGTCACTCAAACGCAAGACCCAGACCAACTAAAATTGGGGGGAACGCTGAAACTGAAAAAGAGCAAGTCTGAGTTAAAAATAGGTGAAATTATTCCTAAAAACCCAGTACTACACACAGATGAATCTCGTCAATTACCGACCACATTTTTAGGTGCGGTATTTGAAAGTAGTGATATTCAAGATACGAAACTTACACTTGGGCATATTACCAAAGTAAATGCACGTGATGATGATCATTATAAAGACCTCAGCTTAACCAATGGTAAAATCGTGGCTCATAGTGATGGCTTTAATATGTTTGGTGTCGAACATAAATTTACCCCGCAAATTACTGGTACTTATTTTTATGGTGGTTTAGAAGATATTTATAATCAGCACTTTGCTGGTGTTTCATATCAACCAAAGTTTTCAGATAATTTATCATTGCGTTCAGATTTGTATTATTTTAATACAAGGGACACAGGGGACAGTGCAGCAGGAAAAATTGATAATGATGTGATTTCAACGCTGAATGTACTGACGTATGGTAACCATAAATTTGGTTTGGGTTATCGTCAACAATTTGGCGAAACAGGATATCCTGCATTAAATGGTTGGGTACCTCAACTTTACCTTGCCAATTGGACGGTTTCAGTATTTTCTAAGCCGAAAGAGCGTTCATTTCAGTTCCGTTATGATTATGATATGAAAGGTATTGGCTTGGATGGATTAAACTTATTATTACGTTATTACACAGCAGATAATGCACATGTAGGTGAAATTCGTGATGGTAAGGAAGATGAATTGGATGTGTTATTGTCTTATAAAATCCCTGAAACTTATATTAAAGGGCTAAATTTCCAATGGTTATATGCGAAAGCAACAACTGATTTTGGCCCTGATTTTACAGAAAATCGTGTTGCATTGACTTATAATTATAAGTTTTAA